From Alkalicoccobacillus plakortidis:
TCAACTGCCTGATTTACCAAAGAATTTTTTAACATATGTTCCGTACCCGCCTGCTTTTTTAAAAAAGTACATCGCAAATTGTGTATCACGAACTAATTCGACTGGCTCTGTTACAGCTCTAGATGCCTTAGCAGTTAAGACATCCGTACCTAACAAACTTGTTACGGATGATGGCATAGGTATTGGTTGTGTTAATTCAACTTGTATTTGACTACCGATTAAACCATTTGAGTACGTTACTGATCCACTTGAGACCCCAGGTATATCAGAAACTAATTCATTTCGTTCTTTAGCTCCTACTAAATCATTTCCTGGAGCATCAAATCCAAATTGCTCAAAGAAATTATTCGAGGTAAGTCTCCAGTAAAGACCATCTCCATTATCAGTTGTGTACTGTTCGAACTCTCCCGTCTCTACATCCTTGGAGCTATTATTCCAAACATATGCAACCTGATCTGCAATCCGATTGGCTTCGAATTGCAAAACAGATTTATAGAATATCACCATACTGAAGAAAATCATCATCATGGTTGCAATTAAGATTGCTGGAAACAACATGCTAGCTTCTAGAGTCATGACACCATCTTCGTCATCTTTGAAATCTCTAAAATGAGATTTCATATTCAATCAATCCCCACCTTCTTGGAAGCTTTTCACTTGAGTTCCTCCAAATTCAACTAATCCATCTACCCAATCCATGATCTGTTTTCTAAAAGTTAGCGCTATAACAACAATGACAGCAATAATCAATAAGATTTCTAAAGTTTGTAGGCCTTCTTCTTCATTCCAGAATTTTTTGAAAAAACTTGTGATATTAGACATTGTATTACCTCCAGGTTTTTTTATATTTACAAAATGGTTAATGCTGGGTACCCAACAATAATCATTACTGCAACAAAAATTAGAATTAACGGAAAAACAAGTTTTGATGATGCTTCTTCACCTTTTGTTTTTGAAACGTTCTTACGCTTCTCCCACAATGTGTGGGAAAGCTCTCTGAGAGATAGAATAAGATCCTGCCCGCCCTTACGATAGTTTAAGAGGACTGTTGTAGTGAAGATGGAAACTTCCTGAATGGAGCACTTTTTACTAAATTCATTTAAAACATTTGGAAAAGGTTCATTACTTGTTAACTTATTTACAGCGACCTTTAATTCTAGATAGAGAGGCGATTCACTATCTTGTT
This genomic window contains:
- a CDS encoding TadE/TadG family type IV pilus assembly protein, giving the protein MNMKSHFRDFKDDEDGVMTLEASMLFPAILIATMMMIFFSMVIFYKSVLQFEANRIADQVAYVWNNSSKDVETGEFEQYTTDNGDGLYWRLTSNNFFEQFGFDAPGNDLVGAKERNELVSDIPGVSSGSVTYSNGLIGSQIQVELTQPIPMPSSVTSLLGTDVLTAKASRAVTEPVELVRDTQFAMYFFKKAGGYGTYVKKFFGKSGS
- a CDS encoding Flp1 family type IVb pilin, which translates into the protein MSNITSFFKKFWNEEEGLQTLEILLIIAVIVVIALTFRKQIMDWVDGLVEFGGTQVKSFQEGGD